The Triticum aestivum cultivar Chinese Spring chromosome 6D, IWGSC CS RefSeq v2.1, whole genome shotgun sequence genomic sequence ACTTCCATTTAATTTCCAGTCGTCTAATTTTTATTTGGCTTCAGGCTGATTTCTGTCCCGTCGGATCGTGCACGAATCTTGGCGACGGTGGCGTTCTCATTCTCCTTTTATTGTCCGCGTGTTTGCTAGGAAGGCTGATTGCGGATTTCAGTCCCCAACGAGCAGCAACAGCAGCGACAGCGACAGCCGATTCGCCGGCCGAATTCGTGCGACCTCCGGCGGAATCTGACGCGGCGGCGCGTAGGTCTGCGCGATTTGGGATTGAACCTGGTCAGGAATCGGCGGTCGGAGCGAATGACGGTACCGGAGGCGGTAGCACTAGACATACCGGCGGAGGAGGGTTCGCCGGTGGCCAGGGTGCCGCGGCGGATCAGGAGGAGGCTCCTCCAGGCGCGCGAGTCAAGCGCCGACGCGCCGGCAACCGCCGAAGAGATCGAGGCCAAACTCCGCGACGCCCAACTCCGGAGGCAGGTTGGTACCCCCCACCATTTTTTTCGCTGCGTGCTTCATTATTTCGCATTCATAGTTGAGTATGACTTCGAAATGGAGATTTAGCCAGCACGTTTATGCGGTATAAAAAAATCGATTTCTCAGTGCCCGGTGAACCCCTGAACCCTTTTCTTCCGGTCGAGGGGTTCTTCTTACGTTGAGCATCAGGCTTCGTTGCATTTTCTGACCTTTCATGCCTAATCCCTATAGATTTTGCACGAGCGATGTGATCTTTTGGTGTTAAGGGATCTGCGGACTGATTTCCTGTAGGAGTTCCAATTCCAATGAATAGTTACGCTCCAGCCAATAAGAGTAATTGGACCAAACAAAACTTATACTGTATGAATTAATACCCGAATTAATAAAGTCAAACAGCAGTATGGAAGTCTTACTTGCTGACTACATCAGCCTAAGGTTTAACCGTTTAAGTACAacccgaaagaaagaaaaaagtacAACCCGAAAGAAACAGACCCCAACAACGATAGATCAGAAAGAACAGTTTAGTGCTCCTTGGCTTGTGCTCTTATTCCTTGGCTTGGCGGTCGCTTTCCAAAGCTGAACAGATATAGGATGTTTCGGGATCCCATATTCAATGGTTAATTTGTTTCTAATATTCCATAGAGCCCAACATTCCTCTGAAAAGTAAAACCAAAGAATACCTCTAGGCGGAAACCCTTAAAGGACAGCAAAGAAACCCGTAAAGTTAGCCAGATCCCAGTGACACCCAAGCAACTGGCAGATGCCACTCCACATGAAATGTGCAAGGTGACAGGAGAAGATATGCAGCACATTTTCCTCCTCACCACACAACGGACAACGCACAGGACGGCCCGTGATACTTCGGTATTTGGTCAGTAGAAGGGAGACGATCTCTGGCAAGTTGCCAAGTGAAAATCTTGATCTTTAAAGGCGATCGACGCTCCACATATCCTTGAAGTGAGCCACTTCTTGGCAAATCCTAGAGTAGAGTGACTTGGACGAGAAAATCCCTGAAGGTTCCAGTGCCCAGGACATGGATTTGTCGATGGAACCCAATTGAACCTCCTCCATCACTGAGTGAAGCGCCTCCCACGGTAGGAGCTCATCGTGGCTGAAGGAGCGGTGGAAATGGATATGCTAGCCATCACCTCTAAATGCCTAAACAACCGTGAACGAGGGGTTGGAACAAATGTTAAACAGCAGGGGAAACCTGTATTTCAAGGGGCTCGCACCATGCCACCAATCCATCTAGAAAAAAGTGTCAGTTGGATGTCGTTAACTGCATACTTAGCACCGAGCTTGAAGCTATATTTAATGCGGTCGATGCTTTTCCGAAATCGAGACCCCCCTGCCCCAATGCAGAAGTAGATATCCGAGGCCTCGGGATATTTAGCTAAAATGAATATCTTTCTAGAGGCTCCTGTCATCTTGGTACAACTTCCAGATCCACTTGGTCATGAGCTAGTTAAGCAGGCCGAGGCCACCACATACTTTAGCGCGGCGCCCTGCCAGCCAATTGACTAAGGTCTCTTCGGTCCAGCTATTTCCCAAAAGAAGTGGGAGCGGTGCGTGTCCATGGTAGCGTGAATTCTGTCTGGCAGCATGTAAAGTCCCATGAAGTACCTTGGTAGGCTGCATAAGCACATATTACTGTGTTAGTGAGGATTAGCATCCTCCCAGAGGAAAGACATTTTCCTTGCCATGGTTCCAACATGGTTAGCAACTTTCTCAACGTGGTGGCACTGGAGATTTTCCTATCACTGTTAGGAATTCACATGTATGTTATAGGGAAGCTGCCTAACTTGAAGAGATCTCCCAACTCCCCATGGCAATAACTTCACTCTTGTGTATATTAAAATTTAACGCTGACATGTTCTCGAAGCACATAAGCAGGAATTTCATGTTTGCAATGGCAGCGGGCTTGTTCTGGATGAGAGGATCATGGTATCATCCATGCGTTGGAGATGcaagacacccccccccccctccaccggaTCAAGTGCGGCATCACTCCGCAGACATGACCTGCCATATTGGCCGAGGATAGGATTTCTGCAAAGGCATCCCCACCAAGTCAAACAAGAGGGGTGAGATGGGATCCCCTTATCTCACCCCTCTGAGATTGCAGGAGAAGGGGTGCACTTCTCAATCATTGCAGTTTGGccacccgagaccaactgcatgatcCGATGAATATATCCAGCGTCAAAACCTTCCCTGGGCATAACTTTGCGTAGAAACTTCCAGTTTATCCTATCATATGCTTCCATGAAGTCCAGTTTTAGCAAGACTACCCATAGATTCTTGATTCGAAGTTTGTGAACAATCTCTTGTAGCGCCAGATCCCCGTCCAGGATAAGTCCACCTTTGATAAATGATGTTTAACTAGAGCTAATAATTGTATGCGCCACCCCGGAGAACCTGGTGGCATAAGCTTTAGCAATGATCTTGAAAATTACACTAATTAGCGCGATAGGGTGGAAATGCCTAATGCACCCCGCCCCTTCAGTTTTAGGAATAAGCATTCACACCCCGAAGTCAACCTTGACATACTACCGTGCCAAGGGCAATTCCATTGAGAATTTGAAGAACAAAACCCTTGACTGCCCCCAAGAACTTCTCGAAAAATGATACCAGAAACCCACCCGGTCTCGAAGCCATGTCAGCCTTCATGCTTTGCATCACCATATCAAGCTCTTAGTGTGGCAAAATGGCTGCCAAGTTGGCACCGTGTGTTAGTTTATTTGATCAGATCTTAGAACTGCAAGGTAGTTGAGGTTTATCTTAACTTTGTGGCAGTGGGAGCCCTGGTTGGTTATTTTTTAGAGAAAATGTGAAAGCTTTGTGTCTCGGTGCATTGATTAGAAGAGGGCTTGTTTAAGCCCTGGTTGGTTCTGACGGTGAGAATGTTGAGTCTCCATTACAAATTTATATGACCAGAAAGTTCATTCTCTTGTTTTGTTAACTAACTTTTGAGAACTGTGTGAAGGGTGAAATGACCAAAATGGGGCAAGTTTTGCGAAGTTTCATGGACTGGTAAAACATATATGTTTGCTGCTGCCTACTTATATAAACTGTTGTCCTCTCCAGCAATTCCATGAAAAATTATCATGCAAAGCAAGGCATGCGGTCAGGAGCACTTCACAGCCATCTCAGGAGGAGGATCCCAAGCAACGCCTTGAAGCAAAGCTTGTGGCTGCTAAGCAGAAGAGGTAATCAAAAGAGGCAAACCGGTAGGGTATTATTATTTGATTCTTTTTTACCAAAGATTGAAGAATATTCTATAATTGTAGGTTGAGCCTCCTGGAGAAAGAGCAGAATCGTTTAGCTAAACTGGATGAGCTGCGTCAGGCTGGTAAGAAGGATGCAGAAATGAGGTTCAACAGGGAAAGGGAGGAGCTTGGCATGAGAGTTGAGCATCGGGTACAGCAAGCGGAGGAGAACCGTATTCAACTCTTGCATGCTCGTTTGCAGAGGCGAGCTGCGCTGGAGGAGAGGACAAAAAAGTTCTTTGGGCAAAGAGTGACATCAGAGAATAAGTACAGGGAGACAACAGTGGTGTTGGCTGCGGCCTTTGACGTGCTGGGAATAAATCAGGAATCTGCTAATTCTCTGCCATTTGAAAAACTAGCCCTCTGTATTGAATCTACAAAAGTTCTTCAGACCGCCAGGGCATTGCTTGATTGCTTGGAGAGTCGTTTTATTCTTTCTGAGACATCAAGTTCATGCACACCAGAAAATATCGATCATCTGCTCAAGCACCTGGGATCACCAAATACGAGAATCCTACCAAGTAGTGCAGCAAGAGCTAGAGTAACACCAAAAAGGACAACTAAAAATTCTGACTCTGGCAAGTTACCTAGATATTCACCAAGGGTAGTGCTTTGTGCTTACATGATTCTAGGTCATCCAGGGGCTGTTTTTAATGTACAAGGCGAGCGAGAGAAACTACTTGTGGAGTCAGCAACAAACTTTGTGAAGGAATTTGAACTGCTGATGAAGACAATACTTGATGGGTTAGATGGTGCATGCATATTGCAGCAGTCTACATTAGGTGCAGTCTCTCCTGGATCTTCTAATAACCAGGAGTGTTCTTCAATTGCTGCTGATCGAACAAAATTCAGATCTCAGCTGGCTTCTTTTGATAAAGCTTGGTGTGCTTATCTTTACCACTTTGTGGTGTGGAAAGCAAAAGATGCCAAGTCGCTAGAGGAAGATCTCGTGACAGCTGCATGCAAGCTTGAGCTCTCAATGATGCAAACATGCAAATTAACTACTGAAGGCATGTCAGATAGCCTTAATTATACTAATATTAATTCGACAGCCATCCAGAAACAGGTATGATTCATAATTTTATATCGGTGCTTCTTTTTTATGTTCTGCCATATCCCTTGTGTAGTTTTGGGTGCATATGATTTGGCTTTGAACAAATCTTACTTTGGGTGCATATGATTTGTCTTAATGTATCATCTGAGGAATAAAGCCTTGGGCGTTCTAACAAACGTGCTAGAATGTTAACACTTACtccccccgtcccataatataagagcgttttcgacactagtatagtgtcgaaaacgctcttatattatgggacggagggagtagtttatttaCTCCGATGCTCTTTTCTTGACATCTTCATAAGTGTAACATCTGCTGAAACGAAATTCTGTTTGCCGTCCAGGTTATGGTAGACCAGAAACTTCTAAGGGAGAAGGTTTGGCACCTAGGTGGTGAAGCTAGTATTGAGAGGATGGAACTTGCTTTATCAGAAACAAGGTCAAAGTTCATTGGAGCCAAGGAAAATAGGAGCCCCTTGGCAACATCAGATGCAAATGTCGCATCTCTTTCTGGACACTCTCTTCTTTCTGACACCAAAGATAATTTGGGCACGGATGGTGAAAGGCTAGGTAGAGTTGTTCAATCTTTGTCCAAGGCTTCTTCTTCAACGTCTCAAAGTAACACTAGAGACAACGGTGGTCAAATGAGCAGCACAGGGTCAGGAGAGCTGCCAATAGAGAATGAGCTTGTCGGATATTTGTTGAAAGCTTCCCCTTCACCATCTGAAAGTAACTCAGGAGACAAGGTCATCAGCAGCCAAATGAGCAGAACGGTGCCAGAACAGCTGCCAACAGAGAATGAACAAATGGTCAATGAGATTTTGCATGGTTCTTTTTCTGATAGCTCTGATGACGTTGGTAAAGTTGAGGGGGATTTCAAGGTTAGGTCATCTCGTATATTAGAATATTACTGTCGAGCTTCACACCTGGGGTAATCTAAGAACCAAAAATGTGTATCATGGTAGAGAATCTGTGTGAGCTTTGAGTGTCTAGGGGAATTCAAATGCCATGATCTAGGGTGTAGTTTTTTCCAGTGTAAGATGCACCTCCGGTTAAGTAGTATGTTATTTTCTTAGTTGCCCACTTTTTTATTCTCAGGCACAAGTTAGGGAAACAATGGAGAAAGCTTTCTGGGATGTGGTTGTGGATTCAATGAAAGGAGACACACCAGATTACAGTTATCTGGTCAACCTAGTAAAGGAAGTCAGGGATGCATTGCACCAGATGGCCAGTAAAGGGTGGAAAGAAGAAATAACAAACAATATTAACCTTGAAATATTGTCCCAGGTAAGAAGAGTCTGAATGAGTGTTATCACGAATCTATTAAATACATCTGATACCAACGAATCATTTCTTGTGGAAAGGTACTTGAGTCGAGCACCCAGGGCACACAATATTTGGGGCAGATTCTGCAGTACTCTCTGGGCATGCTGCGTAAATTATCTTCTCCCGCAAAGGAAGAAGAAATGAAGATCAGTCATGACAAATTATTGAACGAATTGATCGGACACTCTGATTCTCATGATAGAGATCCAAATGCATTTGTAATAGCTGTCATCAAGGGCTTGCGGTTCACTATGGAAGAGTTAAAGGTTTGTATAATCCTTAATACTACCTCTAGGTTTTGAGTAATTTACACTAGCTACACAGTGAATCTATAGCATCACTCAGAAACTAAATATTTTTTATTAAACAGGCTCTTCAGTCTGAAGTCAGTAGAGCACGAATCCAACTACTGAAACCAATTATAAAGGGCTACGGTGGGGTCGAGTACCTGCAGAAAGCTTTTGCCGATCGCTATGGATCCCGTTCCAATGCATTAGTGTTTCTCACTTCAACTATTCAGTGGATTTCTACCTCAAAGGATATGGTAGAAGAAGAATGGAATGAATATGTCAGCTCCTTACAGATCCTGCCTGCATCAGACAATGTTAGTTTCATGTTCTTAAATTTTACTCCTAGTAAACACTATGCACAGCTACTGTTTTAAGCAGTAATAATAGACAAGTAGTTGTGGTTTTTACCCGCTGTTATTGATTAAGCTACAGACCCCCTATGGGCTGTTTTAAGCAACACTAGCCTAAGTATTTATGGTTCTCATCTGCTGCTGTTGATTGAATCTACGCCTGTCTGTCATAACAGGTTCAGCCATTGGTTACGACCCTCCGAGCTGGTCGTGGAACTCCAGATCAGCAACAATCTACAGTGCCTGTAGCAGGTATTTGCTCATTAATTTTATGCTGGCCATTTACCTGAGTTTGTTAATCACGTTACATAACATGAAACAGGAAGTACAGAGATCCTACCAGAGTGCTCGGGAGAAACGCTCGACAGGCTAGTAAGGATTGGGCTGTTACAGCTTATCAGCAGGATGGAGGGCATGGAAAGAAAATCAGTACCTGAGACATTTAAGCTCAATTGGTTGAGGTTGCGTGGTGTCCAGAGTCAGTTCCAACAAGTGATTGTTATCGCAACAAGGTGAAATTTTATGTTGTGTTCATTACTACGTAATAATATCAGAGCACTAGAACACATTAACGACTGAACCTACTTATGTTCTTCTTACAGCATGCTTGTCCAGCGTCAAGTATTGATGAGTGAGGACTCAAAGGCCACTCCCTCAGAACTGGAAAATTCTACCTTGGAACTGTTCAACACGCTCGCAGAGCTACTAGACAGTTTTTCTGATGTTGGCATGGATCAGATCATCGAGGTGATGGTCCGTTCGTCGACCTCGGCCGGCCCTTGTTCGGATGAAATGGTTGAGAACAGGAAGCAGATATTGAGCAGGGTCTTCCTCAAAAGCCTCCAGACTGATGACACTGTCTTCAGGAAGGTGTCTCGATCTGTTCACTGCGCGTTCCGTGCAGTCACCCTGGGTGGCAACGGGACGAAGGGCAGGAAACTCGCGGAGGCGGCCCTGGGGCGCATCAGGGCGACAAAGCTCACCGACCGCGTAGTGAAGGCAGCTGAGGTGCTGATCAAAGTAGCAACAATATCAGAGCAGGTTCATGGCCCGTGGTACAGTCATCTCCTGTAAATGACTTGCTTTGTTTTGTGAATCCGAGGTGGTGTGTAAACAGGGTGGGTGATCATAGCCGCTGGGTCACACATCGCGATGCATCCCCGGTGGAAAATTCTGCAATAGTTTTTCTCTACGATCACTGGAACAGTCCTTCTGTTTTGTCCGTGACCACTCGCTGGCTTTTCTGCACAGTTATCTACTCCTACTATTCTTAAGAAGTTGTGCTTCGTGTGTACTGGTTTCAGCACAATTTTTACAATCCGGGTGTATATAAATGTAGTGCTATATAAGTTGAGTGGAACCACATACGTGAGTAAAATCGAAGCTATGTGTTCAGTCAAGGTGCAAACAAGCAATTCATATTGCGGTAGTATCTCGGCATATATTTTGTTTGAAGCGCTGCTGGTCATGATGTTTTTTTCATTTATCTTCTCTCTGTATTGGTGTTCTCATTAAAATAAATTATGTGCTAATATTTTTTTATAGTTGCATGGTCTCCTTTCCATTGAGATGAATACACTACTTTTGATCAtctaataaaataccaagatctcatacAAAATTGGATTTTCTAACTCCTTTTCTTCTTACTGTGCCTtcctctcttttgagctctttgTCACACAATAACATCCTGCAACGCGTGGGGTATTATCTAATTATAACTAAGACTgtccatagtgggagtaacttcagagGTAACATAGAGTCTAACTCAACA encodes the following:
- the LOC123144214 gene encoding uncharacterized protein, whose translation is MTVPEAVALDIPAEEGSPVARVPRRIRRRLLQARESSADAPATAEEIEAKLRDAQLRRQQFHEKLSCKARHAVRSTSQPSQEEDPKQRLEAKLVAAKQKRLSLLEKEQNRLAKLDELRQAGKKDAEMRFNREREELGMRVEHRVQQAEENRIQLLHARLQRRAALEERTKKFFGQRVTSENKYRETTVVLAAAFDVLGINQESANSLPFEKLALCIESTKVLQTARALLDCLESRFILSETSSSCTPENIDHLLKHLGSPNTRILPSSAARARVTPKRTTKNSDSGKLPRYSPRVVLCAYMILGHPGAVFNVQGEREKLLVESATNFVKEFELLMKTILDGLDGACILQQSTLGAVSPGSSNNQECSSIAADRTKFRSQLASFDKAWCAYLYHFVVWKAKDAKSLEEDLVTAACKLELSMMQTCKLTTEGMSDSLNYTNINSTAIQKQVMVDQKLLREKVWHLGGEASIERMELALSETRSKFIGAKENRSPLATSDANVASLSGHSLLSDTKDNLGTDGERLGRVVQSLSKASSSTSQSNTRDNGGQMSSTGSGELPIENELVGYLLKASPSPSESNSGDKVISSQMSRTVPEQLPTENEQMVNEILHGSFSDSSDDVGKVEGDFKAQVRETMEKAFWDVVVDSMKGDTPDYSYLVNLVKEVRDALHQMASKGWKEEITNNINLEILSQVLESSTQGTQYLGQILQYSLGMLRKLSSPAKEEEMKISHDKLLNELIGHSDSHDRDPNAFVIAVIKGLRFTMEELKALQSEVSRARIQLLKPIIKGYGGVEYLQKAFADRYGSRSNALVFLTSTIQWISTSKDMVEEEWNEYVSSLQILPASDNVQPLVTTLRAGRGTPDQQQSTVPVAGSTEILPECSGETLDRLVRIGLLQLISRMEGMERKSVPETFKLNWLRLRGVQSQFQQVIVIATSMLVQRQVLMSEDSKATPSELENSTLELFNTLAELLDSFSDVGMDQIIEVMVRSSTSAGPCSDEMVENRKQILSRVFLKSLQTDDTVFRKVSRSVHCAFRAVTLGGNGTKGRKLAEAALGRIRATKLTDRVVKAAEVLIKVATISEQVHGPWYSHLL